A window of Argopecten irradians isolate NY chromosome 14, Ai_NY, whole genome shotgun sequence contains these coding sequences:
- the LOC138307525 gene encoding uncharacterized protein isoform X1, translating into MVVRDILGMSRWIWNNCLMPIYNWRIEKEVYLTPVLTEESTIRSLCEPLQLLLKENNIKVNVKFNDGNHPVGHEWFAYCCSDREEADIQTLQKYRETKRLVLFFRREETEMDTNNCLSVIYYWEDGGYKAKLMGYKRDSNDKFLKGEPKRYIYFAWVNKPVLGVLVIVILSFCYFCRSTILSLPVDRLHFSPPVEP; encoded by the exons ATGGTAGTACGTGACATTCTCGGGATGAGCCGTTGGATATGGAACAACTGTTTGATGCCTATATACAACTGGCGGATCGAAAAAGAAG tGTACTTGACCCCCGTTTTGACGGAGGAATCAACCATCAGATCATTATGTGAACCACTACAGTTATTacttaaagaaaataatattaaagtCAATGTCAAATTCAATGACGGAAACCATCCTGTTGGTCATGAATGGTTTGCGTATTGCTGTTCTGACAGAGAAGAGGCGGACATACAGACACTTCAAAAAT ATCGAGAGACAAAGCGTTTAGTGTTGTTCTTCAGAAGAGAGGAAACAGAAATGGACACGAACAACTGTCTATCTGTTATATACTATTGGGAAGATGGTGGCTACAAAGCCAAGTTAATGGGATACAAAAGGGACAGTAACGACAAGTTCTTAAAGGGTGAACCGAAACGTTATATTTACTTTGCCTGGGTGAACAAACCCGTTTTAGGTGTTCTGGTCATTGTCATTTTGTCTTTTTGTTATTTCTGTAGGAGTACCATTTTGTCATTACCAGTTGACAGATTGCACTTCTCGCCGCCAGTTGAACCCTGA
- the LOC138307525 gene encoding uncharacterized protein isoform X2, whose translation MVVRDILGMSRWIWNNCLMPIYNWRIEKEVYLTPVLTEESTIRSLCEPLQLLLKENNIKVNVKFNDGNHPVGHEWFAYCCSDREEADIQTLQKYGICEFTWHVLEISLNTIQKSRDKAFSVVLQKRGNRNGHEQLSICYILLGRWWLQSQVNGIQKGQ comes from the exons ATGGTAGTACGTGACATTCTCGGGATGAGCCGTTGGATATGGAACAACTGTTTGATGCCTATATACAACTGGCGGATCGAAAAAGAAG tGTACTTGACCCCCGTTTTGACGGAGGAATCAACCATCAGATCATTATGTGAACCACTACAGTTATTacttaaagaaaataatattaaagtCAATGTCAAATTCAATGACGGAAACCATCCTGTTGGTCATGAATGGTTTGCGTATTGCTGTTCTGACAGAGAAGAGGCGGACATACAGACACTTCAAAAAT aTGGAATTTGTGAGTTTACTTGGCATGTATTAGAGATTTCATTGAACACTATACAAAA ATCGAGAGACAAAGCGTTTAGTGTTGTTCTTCAGAAGAGAGGAAACAGAAATGGACACGAACAACTGTCTATCTGTTATATACTATTGGGAAGATGGTGGCTACAAAGCCAAGTTAATGGGATACAAAAGGGACAGTAA